A genomic segment from Bryobacteraceae bacterium encodes:
- a CDS encoding DUF3501 family protein, with amino-acid sequence MVQPVAFEEIRNIADYEIERSDWRPQVMALKDRRRVRVGGHLTFLFENHDTVRYQVQEMMRIERIVRERDIRHELETYNELIPAPYGLCASLLIEYDSPEERTVWLRELLGLEDHVWFQAGGLPPVKARFDTRQIASDRISSVQYVKFDLGAERAAALSGGGRLIVDHPRYTASTELTGDALTELVADVRP; translated from the coding sequence ATGGTCCAACCTGTGGCCTTCGAAGAGATCCGCAATATCGCCGACTACGAAATCGAGCGGTCTGACTGGCGTCCCCAGGTGATGGCGCTGAAGGACCGTCGCCGTGTGCGCGTTGGCGGCCACCTCACGTTTCTGTTCGAAAACCACGACACTGTCCGGTACCAGGTCCAGGAGATGATGCGCATCGAGCGAATCGTGCGTGAGCGCGACATCCGCCACGAACTGGAAACCTACAACGAACTCATCCCCGCGCCCTACGGCCTCTGCGCCTCTTTGCTGATCGAATACGATTCGCCGGAAGAACGAACCGTCTGGCTCCGCGAACTCCTCGGCCTGGAAGATCACGTGTGGTTTCAGGCAGGCGGCCTCCCGCCCGTGAAGGCACGCTTCGACACCCGTCAGATCGCGAGCGATCGCATCTCGAGCGTCCAGTACGTCAAGTTCGATTTGGGCGCGGAACGCGCGGCGGCTCTTTCAGGCGGCGGACGCCTGATCGTCGATCATCCGCGATACACCGCGTCGACGGAACTCACTGGGGACGCGTTGACTGAGCTTGTGGCTGACGTCCGGCCCTGA
- a CDS encoding UDP-glucuronic acid decarboxylase family protein — MRIVVAGAAGFIGSHLCDRLIHEGHEVVAIDNFITGSPNNLRHLEGNPHFEFREHDVTKPFDVEGGVAAVMNLASPASPVDYMEHPIETLEVGSIGTQNLLELARRNDARFLLTSTSECYGDPLEHPQVETYWGNVNPVGPRSCYDESKRFAEAITMAYHRRYGMATRIARIFNTYGPRMQLDDGRVVPAFMKQALNGEPFTVFGSGRQTRSFCYVSDLVDGLYRLTWSEEPYPVNLGNPGEMTILEFAERIKTLSGSSAPIVFEPLPQDDPQRRKPDISKAKRVLGWEPRVSLEQGLRETIEYFHALPQFRGQGRTSATSSVNASPVSSVDAVYRG, encoded by the coding sequence TTGCGTATTGTCGTTGCCGGCGCCGCCGGATTCATCGGTTCTCATCTCTGTGACCGGCTGATTCACGAGGGCCATGAAGTAGTGGCGATCGACAACTTCATCACTGGCTCACCGAACAATCTTCGCCACCTCGAGGGGAATCCGCACTTCGAGTTCCGAGAGCACGACGTGACCAAGCCTTTCGACGTGGAAGGCGGCGTGGCGGCGGTAATGAATCTGGCGTCCCCTGCGAGTCCGGTGGACTACATGGAGCATCCGATCGAGACGCTGGAAGTGGGATCGATCGGGACGCAGAACCTACTGGAACTGGCGCGGCGCAACGACGCGCGATTCCTGCTGACTAGTACGTCGGAGTGCTATGGCGATCCGCTGGAGCATCCGCAGGTGGAGACGTACTGGGGGAACGTGAATCCAGTGGGTCCGCGCTCCTGTTATGACGAGAGCAAGCGGTTCGCGGAAGCGATCACGATGGCGTATCACCGGCGTTACGGAATGGCCACGCGGATCGCGCGGATCTTCAATACATACGGACCGCGGATGCAGTTGGACGACGGGCGGGTGGTGCCGGCCTTCATGAAGCAGGCGCTGAACGGGGAGCCGTTCACCGTGTTCGGGTCCGGACGGCAGACGCGGAGCTTCTGCTATGTGAGCGACTTGGTCGACGGGCTGTACCGGCTGACGTGGTCCGAGGAGCCGTATCCGGTAAATCTGGGCAACCCGGGCGAGATGACGATTCTGGAGTTCGCCGAACGGATCAAGACATTGTCGGGAAGCAGCGCTCCGATCGTATTCGAACCGCTACCTCAGGATGATCCGCAGCGGCGGAAACCGGACATCTCTAAAGCCAAGAGGGTGCTCGGTTGGGAGCCGAGAGTGTCGCTGGAACAGGGACTACGGGAAACAATAGAATACTTCCACGCGCTGCCGCAGTTCCGCGGTCAGGGCCGGACGTCAGCCACAAGCTCAGTCAACGCGTCCCCAGTGAGTTCCGTCGACGCGGTGTATCGCGGATGA
- a CDS encoding (Fe-S)-binding protein: MTEPQWFETLALVLLLAASAAMFWSRFGRVLAIVRSSRPDPGFSLHPFGPRVADFIKDVLLQAKVITQRPLPGLAHAFVFWGFCAFALVTLDHLAAGFGFRLLDRDGAFGRVYFALAACFAIVVAVSITGLALRRFLARPKWLGEVKAESGIIALLILILMLTYLADWWFHTGRLVWWLHTLTLAGFLPLVPHTKHMHLVLSPATVFLSHGGFSRIPPLDGDEDFGLDTGKDVTQLAALQAYSCVECGRCMEHCPANFTGKELNPKQIILGLRGYLNENGSGAEEPLLGAHLSQEAVFQCTTCGSCEFQCPVGIEHLPIIVGLRRGAVNTGKWDDDHGGKLFLNLERYGNPLGMSSSERDKFIQKAALPLFDGSQEYCLWLGCMGSYDPRGREIVESFVRVLRHLNVSFGVLKKEKCTGDSARRLGNDLAFGELAQSNLDAIESAGVKTMISICPHCVRTIGEDWKEYGTAPPIEHHSEFLARNRSRLPSSTSVGKVVYHDPCYLGRYRDIYQEPRDVAAMAGSIVEPDRSRERSFCCGAGGGLAFLGEEKGERVSVERCNQLASTGADVVAAACPFCNTMFRDALSGRESPPQLLDIAQIAAAGLNSGE, from the coding sequence ATGACTGAGCCTCAATGGTTCGAGACCCTCGCCTTGGTGCTCCTCCTCGCCGCCTCGGCTGCGATGTTCTGGTCCCGCTTCGGTCGCGTTCTTGCCATCGTCCGGAGTTCCCGGCCCGATCCCGGCTTTTCCCTCCACCCCTTCGGCCCTCGCGTCGCCGATTTCATCAAGGATGTGCTGCTCCAGGCCAAGGTCATCACCCAACGCCCGCTGCCCGGCTTGGCCCACGCCTTCGTCTTTTGGGGATTCTGCGCATTCGCCCTGGTGACGCTCGATCACCTCGCCGCCGGTTTCGGCTTCCGCCTGTTGGACCGCGACGGCGCTTTCGGACGTGTCTACTTCGCGCTTGCCGCCTGTTTCGCCATCGTTGTCGCAGTTTCCATCACCGGACTCGCCTTGCGTCGCTTTCTCGCCCGCCCCAAATGGCTCGGCGAGGTCAAGGCGGAGTCCGGTATCATCGCCCTGCTGATCCTCATCCTGATGCTCACCTATCTGGCCGATTGGTGGTTCCACACCGGCCGCCTCGTCTGGTGGCTGCACACGCTCACCCTCGCCGGATTCCTCCCCCTGGTGCCCCACACCAAGCACATGCACCTGGTGCTCAGCCCCGCCACCGTCTTCCTATCGCACGGCGGTTTCAGCCGCATCCCGCCCCTCGATGGCGACGAGGATTTCGGGCTCGATACGGGCAAGGACGTCACCCAACTCGCCGCTCTCCAGGCGTATTCCTGCGTCGAGTGTGGCCGCTGCATGGAACACTGCCCGGCGAATTTCACCGGAAAAGAGCTGAATCCGAAGCAGATTATTCTTGGATTACGCGGCTATCTGAACGAGAATGGATCCGGCGCGGAGGAGCCCCTGCTCGGTGCCCATCTCTCTCAAGAGGCCGTCTTCCAATGCACCACCTGTGGGTCCTGCGAGTTCCAGTGCCCGGTGGGAATCGAGCACCTGCCGATCATCGTCGGCCTCCGGCGTGGCGCCGTCAACACCGGAAAGTGGGACGACGACCACGGCGGCAAGCTCTTCCTCAACCTCGAGCGCTACGGTAACCCCCTCGGGATGTCCTCCTCCGAACGCGACAAGTTCATCCAGAAAGCCGCACTCCCGCTGTTCGACGGCTCCCAGGAATACTGCCTCTGGCTCGGCTGCATGGGCTCCTACGATCCGCGGGGCAGGGAAATCGTCGAATCCTTCGTCCGCGTCCTGCGCCATCTCAACGTGAGCTTCGGCGTCCTCAAGAAGGAGAAGTGCACCGGCGACTCCGCCCGCCGCCTCGGCAACGACCTGGCCTTCGGTGAACTCGCCCAATCCAACCTCGACGCCATCGAATCGGCCGGCGTGAAAACGATGATCTCCATCTGCCCGCACTGCGTCCGCACCATCGGCGAAGACTGGAAGGAGTATGGAACCGCGCCGCCCATCGAACATCACAGCGAGTTCCTCGCGCGCAACCGCTCACGCCTACCTTCAAGCACCTCCGTCGGCAAGGTGGTCTATCACGACCCCTGCTACCTCGGCCGCTACCGCGATATCTACCAGGAACCCCGCGACGTGGCGGCCATGGCAGGCTCCATCGTCGAGCCGGACCGCTCACGCGAACGGTCGTTCTGCTGCGGGGCCGGTGGCGGCCTTGCCTTCCTTGGTGAGGAAAAAGGCGAGCGCGTCAGTGTCGAACGCTGCAACCAACTCGCCTCCACCGGCGCGGACGTCGTGGCCGCCGCCTGCCCCTTCTGTAACACGATGTTTCGCGACGCGCTCAGCGGACGCGAGTCGCCGCCCCAACTGCTGGACATTGCGCAGATTGCGGCGGCAGGGCTGAATTCGGGAGAATAG
- a CDS encoding TolC family protein → MAQTTVQQAVEGALARYPAIRIPAERKAAAEAGILLARTAYLPRVDFHTQLNRATRNNIYGMIFPQSVIPAISGPPNPANSMTNVWGSAVGLLVSWEPFDFGFRKAKVEEAEAARRTAESALDRTRLEVATRTADAYLTILAAEQTVKAAAAGVERARVFSNVVEALVKADMRPGVELSRVKAEMAAAQAAQIQSEQAVAVARAEIMQYTGDPVDTLSPGPLLDHAAPLEAGSNIAESHPVLREQGAAIDESKARQKTLDRSFFPKFQVQGAQYARGSGANPDFTTGGAAAGLGPNIYNWGAAISMTMPLMDFVSLRARKLAESADERGERARYDQLRQDLRSQLERARAMLDGARRVAAVVPVQLEAARAAETQATARYRAGLGTLVEVADAQRLLTQAEIDNGLARLAVWRGMLAVAAAQGDLEPFLKQAAR, encoded by the coding sequence ATGGCGCAAACGACCGTGCAGCAGGCCGTGGAGGGGGCCCTCGCCCGCTATCCCGCGATCCGGATTCCCGCTGAGCGCAAGGCCGCCGCCGAGGCGGGCATCCTCCTCGCCCGCACCGCTTACCTGCCTCGCGTCGACTTCCACACGCAACTCAACCGCGCCACGCGCAACAACATCTACGGTATGATCTTTCCCCAATCGGTCATTCCGGCCATCTCCGGCCCGCCCAACCCCGCGAACAGCATGACTAACGTTTGGGGCTCGGCCGTGGGGTTGCTCGTTTCCTGGGAACCATTCGATTTCGGATTTCGAAAAGCCAAGGTCGAGGAAGCCGAGGCCGCCAGGCGGACCGCCGAATCCGCTCTCGATCGCACTCGCCTCGAAGTCGCCACGCGTACAGCCGATGCCTACCTCACCATCCTCGCCGCCGAGCAGACCGTCAAGGCCGCCGCCGCCGGCGTCGAACGCGCCCGCGTCTTCTCGAATGTCGTCGAGGCGCTCGTGAAAGCCGACATGCGGCCCGGTGTCGAGTTGTCGCGCGTCAAGGCCGAGATGGCTGCCGCGCAGGCCGCCCAGATCCAATCCGAGCAAGCCGTCGCCGTGGCCAGGGCCGAGATCATGCAGTACACCGGAGATCCCGTCGACACCCTTTCGCCCGGTCCGTTGCTCGATCACGCCGCGCCGCTCGAGGCCGGTTCCAACATTGCCGAATCGCATCCCGTACTCCGAGAGCAAGGCGCCGCGATCGACGAATCTAAGGCCCGGCAGAAAACACTCGACCGGTCGTTCTTCCCCAAATTCCAGGTGCAAGGTGCTCAATACGCGCGCGGCTCCGGGGCCAATCCGGACTTCACCACCGGTGGCGCCGCCGCCGGACTCGGGCCGAACATTTACAACTGGGGAGCGGCCATCAGCATGACGATGCCGCTCATGGACTTCGTTTCACTCCGCGCGCGCAAGCTGGCTGAAAGCGCCGACGAGCGCGGCGAGCGTGCCCGATACGACCAGTTACGGCAGGACCTGCGCTCGCAACTGGAACGTGCACGCGCCATGCTCGACGGTGCCCGCCGCGTCGCCGCCGTTGTGCCCGTTCAGTTGGAAGCCGCCCGCGCCGCCGAAACCCAGGCCACCGCTCGCTACCGCGCCGGGCTCGGCACCCTCGTCGAAGTCGCCGACGCGCAGCGCCTGCTTACTCAGGCCGAAATCGACAACGGACTTGCGCGTCTGGCGGTGTGGCGCGGGATGCTGGCCGTCGCCGCCGCGCAGGGCGATCTGGAGCCATTCTTGAAGCAGGCGGCGAGGTAG
- a CDS encoding efflux RND transporter permease subunit, which produces MWLVLSALRRPLTVVVAVLAVLLGSFLAIQRMKKDIFPAVGSPTIYVSQPYSGMDPSQMEGFLTYYYEYHFLYISGIEHVESKSIQGVALMKLVFHPDTDMDQATAEVVGYVNRSRAFMPPGAVPPFITRFDAGSIPVGQLVFSSAIRTPAEMQDFAINRVRPLFATLPGVSAPPPFGGNQRSIVVRANPDKLRQYNLSPEEVIAAVNRASVVMPSGNLRIGDLNYIANTNGVIGGNLGELADAPVRTGNGPAIFLRDVAVVENGTDIVTGYAHVNGKRTVYIQVTKRSDASTLDVIRNVRDALPAMRNVLPEDVELRLEFDQTGYVSSALQSLANEAALGALLTGLMVVLFLRDWRSALIVMATIPFALLGAVVGLWAIGQTINIMTLAGLALAVGVLVDEATVEIENIHSHMAGGLSKPRAVLDACHKTALPRLLSMLSILAVFVPSFFMAGVARQLFVPLALAVAFAMISSYVLSSTLVPVLSVWLMKQGHGEAEQAGLRRWYGQYLDAVTGLRWIVAAAYFAGAVAILLLVLPSIGTEFFPRVDSGQFQIRLRAPTGTRIEKTELIALDALAAIEKTVGKENVDISTAFIGVQPASYPINTVHLWTGGPHEIVMKAALKPSAALRGEELRERLRADLSKALPGVTFSFEAADIIGQVMSFGSPTPVEVAVQGPAMADNRAHAGKVRAELAKLPFLRDLTQAQPLDYPALDVTIDRERAGQYGLTTANVLKSVVTATSSSRFTDPNYWRDPRSGNAFQIQVEIPQYRMQSVEDLRKLPVTAPGGPRALLGDVASFKESEAFGLVERYNMQRVVSFTANIHGQPLGQISDAVRAAIARAGAPPRGVSVQVRGQIPPLEESLSGLQRGLLLSIAVIFLLLTANFQSFRLALAVVLTIPAVLCGVVLALWFTGTTLNVQSFIGAIMAVGIAVANSILMVTFMEFERRSGADVRDAAVKGGRGRLRAILMTAFAMIAGMLPIALGADQTAPLGKAVVGGLAMATVATLTALPALYAILQSGASRHSRSLDPNDPASSFYEA; this is translated from the coding sequence ATGTGGCTGGTACTGTCGGCGCTGCGGCGCCCGCTCACTGTGGTCGTGGCTGTTCTTGCGGTCCTCCTGGGTTCGTTCCTCGCGATTCAGCGTATGAAGAAGGATATCTTCCCCGCTGTCGGATCGCCGACGATCTATGTCTCGCAGCCCTACAGCGGCATGGATCCGTCGCAAATGGAGGGTTTCCTTACCTACTATTACGAGTATCATTTCCTCTATATCAGCGGAATTGAGCACGTCGAGTCGAAGTCGATTCAAGGCGTGGCCCTGATGAAACTCGTCTTCCATCCCGACACCGACATGGACCAGGCCACCGCCGAAGTCGTCGGTTACGTCAACCGCTCCCGCGCGTTCATGCCGCCCGGCGCCGTGCCGCCTTTCATAACCCGGTTCGACGCCGGCTCGATACCCGTCGGCCAACTCGTGTTTTCGAGCGCCATCCGCACGCCGGCCGAAATGCAGGACTTCGCCATCAACCGTGTCCGTCCCCTTTTCGCCACGCTGCCCGGCGTCTCTGCGCCTCCCCCGTTCGGCGGCAACCAGCGGTCCATCGTCGTGCGCGCGAATCCCGATAAGCTCCGGCAGTACAACCTGTCTCCCGAGGAAGTCATCGCCGCGGTCAACCGCGCCTCAGTCGTAATGCCATCCGGAAATCTTCGCATCGGCGACCTGAATTACATTGCAAATACGAACGGCGTAATCGGTGGCAACCTCGGCGAATTAGCCGACGCGCCCGTCCGCACCGGCAACGGACCAGCGATCTTCCTCCGCGATGTCGCCGTCGTCGAGAACGGCACCGATATCGTGACCGGCTACGCCCACGTCAACGGCAAACGCACCGTCTACATTCAGGTCACCAAGCGCAGCGACGCCTCCACGCTCGACGTCATCCGCAACGTCCGCGACGCGCTCCCGGCCATGCGCAACGTCCTCCCAGAGGATGTCGAACTGCGGCTCGAGTTCGACCAGACCGGCTACGTCTCAAGCGCGCTCCAAAGCCTTGCCAACGAAGCCGCCCTTGGCGCGCTGCTCACCGGACTCATGGTCGTCCTGTTCCTGCGCGATTGGCGCAGCGCCTTGATCGTCATGGCGACGATTCCCTTCGCGCTCCTCGGCGCCGTCGTCGGACTGTGGGCCATCGGCCAGACCATCAACATCATGACGCTCGCCGGTCTCGCGCTTGCCGTCGGGGTCCTGGTCGACGAAGCAACGGTCGAAATCGAAAACATCCACTCGCACATGGCCGGCGGACTCTCCAAGCCCCGCGCCGTTCTCGACGCCTGTCACAAAACGGCCCTCCCTCGTCTGCTCTCCATGCTCTCGATCCTCGCCGTCTTTGTCCCGTCGTTCTTCATGGCCGGTGTCGCGCGGCAGTTGTTCGTGCCGCTCGCGCTTGCCGTGGCGTTCGCCATGATCTCCTCCTACGTGCTCTCGAGCACTCTCGTCCCGGTGCTCTCCGTGTGGCTCATGAAGCAGGGGCACGGCGAGGCGGAGCAGGCCGGCCTGCGCCGCTGGTACGGCCAATATCTCGATGCCGTCACCGGACTCCGCTGGATCGTCGCGGCCGCCTACTTCGCCGGAGCTGTCGCCATTCTGTTGCTAGTGCTGCCTTCGATCGGAACCGAATTCTTCCCGCGGGTCGATTCCGGGCAATTCCAGATTCGCCTTCGCGCCCCAACCGGCACGCGCATCGAGAAGACGGAACTGATCGCGCTCGATGCCCTCGCCGCCATCGAGAAGACCGTCGGCAAAGAGAACGTCGATATCAGCACGGCGTTCATCGGAGTCCAACCGGCCAGCTACCCGATCAACACCGTGCACCTCTGGACCGGCGGTCCGCACGAGATCGTCATGAAGGCTGCGCTCAAGCCCTCCGCCGCGTTGCGCGGCGAAGAACTCCGCGAGCGCCTGCGGGCCGATCTCTCCAAGGCGCTCCCCGGCGTCACGTTCTCCTTCGAAGCCGCCGACATCATCGGCCAGGTGATGTCGTTCGGTTCGCCCACCCCCGTCGAGGTCGCTGTGCAGGGCCCCGCGATGGCCGACAACCGCGCCCACGCCGGCAAGGTCCGCGCCGAACTCGCCAAGCTCCCCTTCCTGCGCGACCTCACGCAGGCCCAGCCGCTCGATTACCCGGCTCTCGACGTCACAATTGATCGCGAACGCGCCGGTCAGTACGGGCTCACGACGGCCAACGTCCTGAAGTCCGTCGTCACAGCAACCTCCTCCAGCCGCTTCACCGACCCCAACTACTGGCGCGACCCGCGCAGTGGCAACGCATTTCAGATTCAGGTGGAGATTCCGCAGTACCGGATGCAGTCAGTCGAGGATCTCCGCAAACTTCCCGTCACCGCCCCCGGCGGGCCCAGGGCCCTGTTGGGCGACGTTGCGTCGTTCAAGGAAAGCGAGGCATTCGGTCTCGTCGAACGCTATAACATGCAGCGTGTCGTCAGCTTCACGGCTAACATTCACGGCCAGCCGCTCGGTCAGATCAGCGACGCGGTCCGCGCCGCCATCGCCCGCGCCGGTGCTCCTCCGCGAGGTGTCTCGGTGCAGGTGCGCGGACAGATCCCGCCGCTCGAAGAGTCGCTGTCCGGATTGCAGCGCGGCCTCCTGCTCTCAATCGCTGTCATATTTTTGCTGCTCACTGCGAATTTCCAGTCCTTCCGCCTCGCGCTCGCCGTGGTGCTCACCATCCCGGCGGTGCTGTGCGGCGTGGTACTCGCGTTGTGGTTCACCGGCACAACGCTCAACGTGCAGTCCTTCATCGGCGCGATCATGGCCGTCGGCATCGCCGTCGCCAACTCCATCCTCATGGTGACGTTCATGGAGTTCGAGCGCCGCTCCGGGGCCGATGTTCGCGACGCCGCGGTGAAGGGCGGCCGCGGTCGCCTTCGCGCGATCCTCATGACTGCCTTCGCCATGATCGCCGGAATGCTTCCCATCGCCTTGGGCGCGGATCAAACAGCCCCGCTCGGCAAGGCCGTCGTCGGAGGCCTCGCCATGGCCACCGTCGCCACCCTCACCGCGCTCCCCGCCCTCTACGCGATCCTCCAGTCCGGCGCGAGCCGCCATTCCCGGTCGCTCGACCCCAACGATCCAGCGAGTTCTTTCTATGAAGCTTAG
- a CDS encoding efflux RND transporter periplasmic adaptor subunit gives MKLSSILLLAAAAAAQTVETVEVVSQAAGRQSRLPAEIRPFQRTEIRARITAFVEEVLVDRGSAVKAGQVLVKLSAPELAAKIAEARGVVAAVESRRAEAEAKLAAAEVSLNHLKAAAATPGVVTGQEVDLAEKNVAAAQGALKAIDGQAAATGAAIPPLEKMAGYLEIQAPYDGIITERLVHPGALAAPDRASQPLLVLEQHGRLRVEVAVPESDYAAIARGAKVAFKVPAHPGQTFSGTVARLANSLDPSTRTMPVELDVANAGGRLAPGMYAEVDWPVRRRGASLWVPPTAVATTTGRSFVIRVTGGRAEWVDVSKGQISGDLVEVFGKLAAGDVVVKRATDEIRDGSPIGR, from the coding sequence ATGAAGCTTAGTTCGATTCTCCTGCTCGCCGCCGCGGCTGCGGCCCAAACCGTGGAGACGGTGGAGGTGGTTTCGCAGGCCGCCGGCCGCCAGTCGCGCCTGCCCGCCGAGATCCGTCCCTTCCAACGCACCGAAATCCGCGCGCGCATCACCGCGTTCGTCGAAGAGGTGCTCGTCGATCGAGGCAGCGCCGTCAAGGCCGGGCAGGTGCTGGTGAAGCTAAGCGCGCCGGAACTCGCTGCCAAGATCGCAGAGGCCCGTGGCGTGGTCGCCGCCGTCGAATCGCGCCGTGCCGAAGCGGAGGCGAAGCTCGCCGCCGCCGAGGTCTCGCTCAATCACCTCAAGGCCGCCGCCGCGACCCCCGGCGTCGTGACTGGCCAGGAGGTGGACCTCGCGGAGAAGAACGTCGCCGCCGCCCAAGGCGCGTTGAAGGCGATCGACGGCCAAGCCGCTGCCACCGGCGCCGCTATTCCGCCCCTCGAAAAGATGGCCGGATATCTCGAAATTCAAGCGCCTTACGACGGAATTATTACCGAAAGGCTGGTGCACCCTGGAGCATTGGCCGCTCCGGATCGCGCTTCGCAACCCCTCCTGGTCCTCGAACAGCACGGCCGCCTCCGCGTCGAAGTCGCCGTGCCCGAATCCGACTACGCCGCCATTGCCCGCGGCGCCAAGGTGGCGTTCAAAGTGCCGGCGCATCCCGGCCAGACCTTCAGCGGAACAGTGGCGCGCCTCGCCAACAGCCTCGACCCCTCCACACGCACGATGCCCGTCGAACTCGACGTCGCCAACGCCGGCGGACGCCTCGCGCCGGGAATGTACGCCGAGGTCGACTGGCCCGTCCGCCGCCGAGGCGCGTCGCTTTGGGTGCCGCCCACGGCGGTCGCGACCACCACCGGCCGCAGCTTCGTCATCCGCGTCACCGGCGGCCGAGCCGAGTGGGTCGATGTCTCGAAGGGGCAAATCTCCGGAGACCTGGTCGAGGTTTTCGGAAAACTCGCCGCCGGCGATGTGGTCGTCAAGCGGGCCACCGACGAGATCCGCGACGGCAGCCCCATCGGCCGCTAG
- a CDS encoding DUF4276 family protein, whose protein sequence is MRPGFDKFFRKVKIMAKAGRHRFRLVPCGSRSETRKDFEDACRRKPGATNILLIDAEGAIDRTMPRDDRHVYMVELMESWFLANRGSAVEVFYGNCLRKASLPANPDIERIPKHDVLTGLDNATRDCPKGQYSKNKVDHALGILERLDPAHVRAASPECDRIFETLRRLVGD, encoded by the coding sequence TTGAGACCTGGATTCGACAAGTTCTTCCGGAAGGTCAAGATCATGGCGAAGGCAGGTCGTCATCGGTTTCGCTTGGTGCCTTGCGGTTCGCGTTCGGAGACACGGAAGGATTTCGAGGACGCTTGCCGAAGGAAGCCCGGTGCGACCAACATCCTGCTCATCGACGCCGAGGGCGCCATTGATCGGACAATGCCCAGGGATGACCGTCACGTCTACATGGTGGAGTTGATGGAGAGCTGGTTTCTTGCGAACCGGGGCTCGGCCGTAGAGGTCTTCTACGGAAATTGCCTGCGCAAGGCCAGCCTGCCTGCCAATCCGGACATCGAGCGGATTCCCAAACACGATGTCCTTACCGGGTTGGACAATGCGACTCGCGACTGCCCGAAGGGCCAGTACTCCAAGAACAAGGTCGATCACGCGCTGGGGATTCTCGAACGCCTCGATCCGGCACATGTCCGAGCGGCGTCACCCGAGTGCGACCGAATCTTCGAGACGCTTCGGAGGCTCGTGGGCGACTAG
- a CDS encoding AAA family ATPase, whose amino-acid sequence MFLEHVHFERLLSFRDTTLALRPLNVLIGPNGSGKSNLVESIGLLRACATNLRGYLDQGGRPPAWIWRGEDETAQSALAEFRIRPDELTLTHKLKFSAPESQFQIDEEDMRDSDGRPWLHRSAGKATLGYPFSVRGPVGLSDDQSLLAQFRSPADPRRLTDLASRVESIRIYRDFNTSKHGSIRQGLGSGVDPQLAEDGSTLALALHELWVKDGLTNVDRFLTDFAPQYRGVKPHQVRSVWTLRLHEEGLLDATPSPRISDGTLRFLCLLAIILDPDPPPLVCLEEPETGLHPDAVRIVAQALVEASSRMQLVVTTHSPALIANLGGQNVESVIVCEKDTDQATTFERLNREDLGEWLNEYSLGELWLRGQIGGNP is encoded by the coding sequence ATGTTCCTGGAACACGTTCACTTCGAGCGGCTGCTCTCGTTTCGCGACACGACGCTAGCGTTGCGGCCGCTCAATGTGTTGATTGGGCCGAACGGGTCGGGCAAGTCGAATCTGGTGGAATCGATCGGGTTGTTGCGGGCGTGCGCGACGAACCTGAGGGGTTATCTGGACCAGGGAGGAAGGCCTCCTGCTTGGATATGGCGGGGGGAAGACGAGACAGCCCAGAGTGCACTGGCGGAGTTTCGGATCCGCCCGGACGAACTCACCCTCACCCACAAACTGAAGTTTTCCGCACCCGAATCGCAGTTCCAGATCGACGAAGAGGATATGCGCGATTCCGACGGGCGCCCCTGGCTGCATCGTTCCGCTGGAAAGGCCACGCTGGGCTACCCATTCTCCGTTAGGGGGCCCGTAGGCCTCTCGGATGATCAATCCCTTCTCGCGCAATTCCGGAGTCCGGCAGATCCGCGCCGACTCACGGATTTGGCGAGTCGGGTCGAATCCATTCGCATCTATCGCGACTTCAACACGAGCAAGCACGGCAGCATTCGACAGGGACTCGGGTCTGGCGTAGATCCGCAACTGGCCGAAGACGGCAGCACGCTCGCCTTGGCACTTCATGAGCTCTGGGTGAAAGACGGCCTAACCAATGTAGACCGGTTCTTGACCGATTTCGCGCCCCAGTACCGCGGCGTGAAGCCGCATCAGGTGCGATCAGTCTGGACTCTGCGCCTGCATGAGGAAGGCCTGCTCGACGCCACTCCAAGCCCGCGAATTTCGGATGGGACCCTTCGATTCCTGTGCTTGCTGGCGATTATTCTCGACCCAGATCCGCCGCCACTGGTTTGTCTTGAAGAGCCGGAGACGGGCTTACATCCGGATGCTGTCCGCATCGTCGCGCAGGCTCTGGTAGAGGCATCGAGCCGAATGCAGTTGGTTGTGACCACGCATTCTCCAGCCTTGATCGCCAACCTTGGAGGCCAAAACGTCGAATCGGTGATTGTTTGCGAAAAAGATACCGACCAGGCTACTACCTTCGAGCGATTGAACCGGGAAGACCTCGGAGAATGGCTGAATGAGTATTCCTTGGGCGAACTATGGCTTCGAGGGCAGATCGGGGGCAATCCCTAA